A stretch of DNA from Manihot esculenta cultivar AM560-2 chromosome 7, M.esculenta_v8, whole genome shotgun sequence:
GCTGTTGCTTGTCTTCTCGGACAGTCTAATAAGCTGTTCCAACTGGAAAAAAGCTCCAGTAGGTTCAAGTTCATATAGGCTCAAGAGAATCTTTACTTCCCTTCCCTTCTCTTCGCGATGGAAATGGATTCTCTCATTAATGGCAACGCCGCCGTCTCTGCACCACCCCCTACCACCGCTCTAATTAACCTTACCGGCACAACGCCGTCCTCCAAACTGACGCAACTTACGGAATCGTTAAAGCTGGAGCACCAGTTCTTACGAGTCCCCTTCGAGCATTACAAGAAAACGATCCGAGCTAACAACCGAGCTGTCGAGAAGGAAGTCTCTTCCGTCTTCTCCGGCGTCATTGACGCCGCCGGTACAGATATGTCTAAAGACGATGCGGTTGAACATCTTACCTCTCTCGTGTCTAGACTGCAAGGACTCAAGAGAAAGGTATCCACAAGAaccattagaaaaataaaaagagtcgATCCGACGCCGTATTGACCTGTGATTTCATATTTGTAGTGAAGGATGACTCGTTCGGCCAGTTTGAATGCAATTCAAATCTTTAGCTAACATAGTAGTAGAAACTGATTTGCACGGAGTAaagttctctttctttttttttatttgttttcctttaataattagaaaaagaaCTTTTCATAACTTAATTCAATAGAATTTGGGTCTTATCTGTAAGGTAATTAAAACAATTTTGATTTTGCTATCTAATTTCATGTGTTTATGAGTGAGAAGCTGACAATtgaatatgttgatgatatgatTACTGAGTAAATTCTACTGGATTTATAAGTGGTGATTAGTATGTGTTTTGGTCATGTAGCTGGAAGAGGGAAATCGAACAGAGCACTTGCAAGCACAAAGGTGTCGTGCTCGACTTGACCATTTAGAGTCAGTAGATGCAGAGAATATTTCAGAATGGGGAAACACACGTTTGAAGCGGATTCTTGTGGATTATATGCTGCGAATGTCTTACTATGACACTGGAATGAAGCTAGCTGATAGCAGCAACATGTTGGTAATTGTGATTGATCATTTCAATTTATGAACTGCTGCATATCTTGGATCATTTGATTGGATGTTTTTGTGGTgttcttttcatattttttttcccTGAATTTTTACTTGAGTTGGAGACATTTTGATAGATTTGATTTTTCCTTCATGGTATAGCTGTAATAAAATTCACTTCCCTATTATGTAAAATACTTTTGCTGCTGGAATTGTTCTTTGTCCTTGCTGGCACACTCCATCAAGGTCCAGAGGACTAATAATACTGTGACAGTTTTTGTTTTGCAATTGCTGCTCTTTATCTGCAGATGTAGTAAGACTGTAGTTGGTGGACTTAATAGGTTTGATAATATATGAGACTTTCTTTCTCTCCTCAAGTTTCCagaaagaggagaaagagaaTGTATTTATGAGGTTTATGTTAACAATAAGTTGAATGCAGGATCTTGTTGATATTGATGTGTTCCAAGAAGCAAGAAGGGTTATCAATGCTCTTCAAAATAGGGAGGTAGCTCCTGCTCTAGCCTGGTGTGCTGAAAACAAATCACGGTTGAAAAAGTCAAAGGTACCAACTAATATCCATTTGCACTGCATTTGATAAAATATGAGggaggaaagaaaataaaagaaggaaaATTTTTTGTTTTCCATCTTCTGTTTTTTCTTCCTTAGGTTTGGATAAaggaagaaaatattttattctctatccttaattttattctatatttTTGTCTCACATTtccattttctcttcaaaatggagagaaaatatCTAAAGGAAAATAATGTATATTTTCCTCCCTTACCCAAACAAGGAAAAGTGGGCATCTCACTTTATTTTCCACTTGTTATTTTTTTCCCTCCTTTTTTCACCTATCCAAACAAGCTCTTAGTATCCTTACTTTTTGGGATTCTAGCTATATGTCATTTATAATGTCTAAACTTGAATAACTAATAGAATAATGACTCAAATAGGAATActatttctaattaaatttatttaagattGGGAAAGACCATTTTCCTTCTGGCAGGAATTGTACAAAGCTTCTTTAAACTTTTAGGTGGAAACTTAGTCTTACAAATGCAAATGTGCTCTGTGTGTGTGCATGCATTTGCTCATGTGTGAaggtctgaaaaggaaggaagaaggACATGTAAAACAACTTGCGATTACTGATCAATTTGTTGGCCTCAGATGAATATCACCTTATTAAACAAATTAACATCTTTGTTTGGAATATTGGAAATATATATGAATTCTTGCCTAGTCCCCTTAATACATatcttttccttgtttgcttttataccatatatgtgtgtgtgtgtgtgtgtgtgtgtttttatgtttttgtgtatgtgtgtgtttgtttttatgtttttgtgtACATGTGTGTATGTCTGAATGTGTGTGTGTGCATGCGTGTGCTTTTTGCACTGCAATCTAGATGCCCTGTCCTGATAACCAGTTTAACATTATTCAACTCCATTTCCCtgctttttcttcatacatggGCAGTATAGCTCTTGTGAAGTTTCAAATTGGACTATAAACATATATTTCTTCTTTAATACTTCTGTTCAAGATTTATGAAAGCAGAGCACCTCTGCCAGTTATAATCTTTTCTGATGCTCATTTCTTTCCTTGATGACAGAGCAAATTGGAATTCCAGTTGAGACTTCAAGAGTTCATAGAGTTGGTACGAGCTGAAAACAGCATGCGTGCCATCACATACGCACAAAAGTACCTTGCTCCATGGGGAGCTACCCATATCAAAGAATTACAGCGAGTCATGGCAACATTGGCTTTTAAGAGTCACACTGAATGTGCAACATACAAGGTAACCTTATTCATGTGAATAATGTTATTCTCTCTTCTTTGTTTGAGCACACACATGTCTGCAATGTGCCCCTTGTGGTTTGTCTGTTGGTGAGACTTCTGTTTCTGGTGTAGAAAaaccttacattttcaaaatttCTTTTTGAATATGTAGCCCTAATATTTAACAGGCAATCCTAGATCAGTGTCAGCTTAGGAAATTGAGCCATATGCATATTAAGAACATTGAGGCACAACTTACTATATCTGCTGCTACTTGTTTCCCTTTGTCAGTTCCAGTTTAGAATACTCGATCTCATCTCCTCCTGGCATTCTTTAACTTCCTTTGCTTGGCTCTGAATGCCTTTTGCCTGTAGAGGTGCGAATTCAATGATAGCTGGCTTTTCAACATTGATTTCTTGTCccatattttagtttttttcagGAGTTTAAGTTATTCTTATGTTTACTCTTTCGGGCTCTCAAGTTTTCTTACTGGAACCTAGAATACAAGTGTTTTTCTTCCCCATATTAACTAGAGTCACTGCATAGAAGTGAACCCAGAATTTGTCCTTAAGGAAACAAAAATTCTGTTCGATTGATTTTCTAGTGGAAGAGTGTGTTACATACCATCACAGAAAGAAGAGAGCATTCTAGAATGAAGGGCTATGATGAGCTGGACAAATAGGGTTTAGTATGGTATTTCCCTAGAAGAATATTCTGATTTGATTTGCATGCATTCTGTTACATAGTACCAGTATATATTTTAGAGAGAAGAAGGGTACAAATCAATTTTATGAGAAATACAACAACCTTCCttcaccttcttcttcttcttctctctctctctccttcttGTCCTTCTTCTCCCTGTGCATCTTATACTGCTATCAGAGCATCGATCCCCTCCTGTGGCTTTCATAGCAAAGAATGAGCCGAAGCACCGGTGGAGATGAAAACAACTTCAATGGAGGAACAAATAATACCTCTTAGTCAGAGGTTAGAGGTGATGAACTCAGTAGACTAAAATGCTCGGGTTGAGACATTTAAGAAGGAACAACAACGCCTTCATAAACAGGTCCACACTGAGCAACAACGCTTACATGATCAGTTGAGGAATGAACAGATCAAGATTAATAGTCAATTGAATTAGTTATTACAGATGATGAAAGGGGGAGACAAGGGCAAGGAAGCAGACACGGATTCAGTTCAGATAAACTCTATTCCTCCTCTAATTCCGATTGAATCTCGAGGATTATTGCCATTGCCTTGTGAACACAAAGGAGGAGAAGCAACCCATATAGAGGTACAAGGACGTGGGTATTTGAGCAGGCTGTTACCCAAGATGGAATTGCCAGTATTTGGGGGACAGGATCCAGAAGATTGGCTCTGGAAATGTGGCAAGTATTTTGAGATCTATGAAGTTCCAACTGACTAGAAGGTGGATTTGGCGAGCTTGTATTTGAATGAAAAAGCTGAATATTTGTTTTCTGGTTGGAAGAAGGCCAATGAAACGGGGACCTAGGATGAGTTCTCCAATTTCGAACCTTCAAATTGGGAGATTAAGATATGATATTGGGGGTCGATTGGATGAAGAAACACACTCCGGTCACATTCAATTTCGATGACAATACTCTCATAATTTTCCGAAAAGACCAACAACTGGTTCTCAAAGGGTTAACCGAACAAGGCACATTGAGATTAATTAGTGCCAAGTCCATCCACAAACTGGTGAAAAATGGTTGGAAGGGCATCTCCTCTAAACTATTTATTCTTGCAATGGAGAACTCTAGCAAAGAGGTCGAAGGCATTCAATCAGATATCCCTAATGACTTACAACTATTGCAACAACGGTACCAAGAGGTGTTTCAGGAGCCCAATTCTCTGCCTCCGAGCAGATctcataatcataaaattcCTTTCAAACCACACACGGAACCCATCAATGTGAGGCCTTACCGACATAGTTATCAGTAGAAAAACGAAGTTGAAAAACAAATACAAGACATTTTTGCATCTGGTATAATCAGGCCAAGCAACAGTCCTTTTTCATCCCCAGTGTTGCTCgtcaagaagaaggatggcAATTGGTGATTCTGTATTGACTTTCGACAACTCAATAATGCAACTATCAAACATAAATTTCCCATGCCACTCATTGAAGATTTACTGGATGAGTTGCATGGGGCCACAGTGTTTTCGAAACTTGATTTACGGGCGGGCTATCATCAAATTCTAATACACTCGGAGATGTACACAAGACGACTTTTCAAACTCTTGGGGCACTAGGAATTCCTGATAATGCCCTTTGGTTTGACCAACGCTCCTGCAACCTTTCAGTCGTTGATGAACAACATATTTCAGCCCTATTTAAGGAGGTTtgtattagtttttttttataacgtTTTGGTATACAACCCATCTATGGAAGCACATGTAGGGCATTTAAAAGTGGTGCTGTAGATTTTGCAAAGGAATCGCTTGTATGCTAAAAGGAGCAAGTGTGAGTTTGGCAAGCCATCCATCAAGTATCTGGGGCATGTAATCACCGTCGAAGGTGTTTCTACTGATCCCGACAAGACTTAAGCAATTATCAATTGGCCTACACCATAGTATACGTATGGGGATTTATGGGGCTCGCTGTTTATTACTGACGTTTCATCAAAGATTTTGGAACTATCAGCAAACCTTTAATAGACTTACTCAAAAAGGATCAACGGCAATGGGACATCAGAGCCGCATTTGCTTTTGATAAACTGAAGAACTTGTTATCCACAGCCCCAGTGCTAGCTCTTTCCAACTTTGACATTCCTTTTGTGTTAGAGTGTGATGCAAGTAATTCCGCTGACGTCTGCAATTTTGACCCTTCCTAACTTAAGAGAGTGACGTTTTGAAGCTCTTCTGGAAAAGGTGGTTAACACCAGAACTAGCTATCAAGGTGACAAGGTCGTGCCCCAACTTCTAATTAAATGACAACACTATCCATCATTGGATTCAACTTGGGAGGATGCTTCCTTTATTGCTGAATAATTTCCAGACTTTTACCATTCTTGGGGACAAGAATGTGCCAAAGGGGAGGGAATTGTTACATACCATCGCAGAAAGAAGAGAGTATTCTAGAATGAAGGGCTATGATGAGCTGGACAAATAGGGTTTAGTATGGTATTTCCCTAGAAGAATATTCTGATTTGATTTGCATGCGTTCTGTTACATAGTAACAATATATACTGTAGAGAGGAAAAGGGTACAGATCAATTTTTATGACAAATACAACAACCTTCCttcaccttcttcttcttcttctctctctctctctctctctctctctctctctccttcctTCTTGTCCTTCTCCCTGTACACCTTACAGAGTGCTTTCTGGTTTGTAATGTTTTCATACACTGAGGAAATTTACATCTTCAAATCTTGTTTACTCTCATCCTAGGGGCATGTAATTTTTCTTCATAATTAAAGAAACTGTGACAGCATTTGTAAAGGAAACTTAGGTTCTTGTTGGACCTCAATGGTCAACCATTATGTTTTTCTTCTAAGACAGCTTCATCAGTGGATCTGGTTTCATTTTGGGATAGTTGATGTTCTATCTTTTGCTTTCCAGGTTTTATTTGAACTGAAACAGTGGGACAACCTGGTGGACCAATTTAAACAGGAATTCTGCAGGTTATATGGCATGACTTTGGAGCCTTTGCTGAATATTTATTTACAGGCAGGCTTATCTGCGCTAAAAACTCCGTATCTAGTATTCATTGCCTAGTTCAGAGTTTGTgattgctctctctctctctctctctctctctcctctgCACACACTTTCTGATTAATCCTTGAGACATATTGGCTTTTCTGCTTCACGCAACAGTCGGATGACAGGTCCCTAAGCAGTTGGCTTTTTGATAAGTGCTCAGAGTGtagttaatttatttctttatttttattagttacCTATTTATGTTAGGCTGAATTGTTTCTTCAATAAAAGCAATCTGATTCTTCAAATTTATATAGACATCATTTCTGCATATAATGGAGTAAATTGCTTGAATCTAGGAAACTAAAAACAAGGATCAATATGACACATATTTGGTATTGCATTTCAGTTTGGATTTAGGTGTCTTTACAGTTCTCTGTGGTTACTGATCATGCATTATCCAAGAGCCTGCCTATTTTTCTTGAACCTTGACTATTTTAGATACTGTTATGAGGATGATTGCACAAAGGAGGACCCACTTTCACAGGAAAGCTTCCGGAAATTGGCATTGCCATTGCCATATTCAAAGCAACACCATTCAAAGCTAGTATGCTACATAACTAAAGAGTTGATGGATACAGAGAATCCACCACAAGTCTTGCCCAATGGTTATGTCTACAGCACTAAGGTTCAAATTAGTCCATTAGTGAATTGAGTAAACTTAATTTGTAGCGTTTGATTCGTCTGACATCTGTTATTTTTCTCTGCAGGCGCTCGAAGAAATGGCCAATAAAAACAATGGTAAAATAACCTGTCCTAGGACAGGATTCATCTGCAATTACTCTGAGATGTTAAAGGCCTATATTTCATAAGCTTCATGTTTACAAAGATAGAAGAACTCAACGGAGGGAGGAGTTTTCTTTGTTGGGTTCTGAAGTCATCTGTGAATACCAGTGATAACTTGGAGAGATTCCTCTTGCACCGCTGGCTTCAGCCTCAGAACTTGCCATATTTGTACATCTGCTAAAAgcttctttttttaaatatatatatatatatatattgtttgtTCACTTGTTTCATTTGAATTCAGAATAAGTGAAACTGAGTTGACTCATTATCATTGAAGACAGCCACTGTTGTTGAAGAACTAAGGCCAAGGCCTTATTTGGTTGGGTAACTCATCTATGAAGTTTCGAATTTCTAGAAAGTGTAAAAATCGTGTCTTTTTTATTGGTAttttttcttgattttgaaGTCAAAAGGCTTTTTTTCTTTGGTGGATGAGAAGTAATCTTGTAGAAAGTGAACTTCTCACAAgtaatttaattagaaaaagtaaattaataaattatttctctttattaagAGATGAAAAATCTTTAACttttagataaataaaaatagttaattAAACAGATAATTTTCACATTCTACTTTTAAGTTTTATACTTGAGTTATCCTAATACTTTAATCTAAATTATATTTGCTTTGGAAACTATTTGACCACTTGAACAAATCATTTGCTTTGGAAATTATTTGACCACTTCAACAAAAGAAGGCTAAAAAGAAACTATTTGACGTAGATGTAATACAGCTGACCTGAACACGTGTtgttaagtaataaaaaaaaaaaaaaaaattcaacagaCCCCTCCGGCGTTTTGATTTTAGATCTATACCACCAAATTTCAAAAACATTACTTCCAGAGGTTAATGAGCATGGCCCTACGCCCACccctaatataaataaaaatgtacTCTTtagttaatatattataaaacaattaatcagttaaattttcaattttaaaaaatatattaaaaagtctataacattttaaaaaatttattaattaatttttttatttattttaactattaaataccataaaaaaatttaaaatattcttaatatatcaaagtaattaataatttttttaaaatataaaattaaataataaaatatttaactgctaaaattaataaataaattaattaataaattttttaaaatattaaaatattttaagatattttttaaagagaacataattttttgttatataAATCCACgtcaacagaaaataaaaggaaaagaattattattttattattatagcgTAAGGAAagtcattatttaatttattaattttaaaaatcatattaaaaccaaagttttataaaatttattaattttttattaattttaattgataaatattataaaaaattttaaaatattctcaaatatatgataaatatttttataaaagtgagagaataattagtaattttttaaaattttaaaaatattttaatataatttttaaaattaaaaaaataattaaaaaactttTTTATACCGTAAAAACTCAAAATGATATACAGTTTAGACGTCGTTTTGCTGGCAACTAAAAAGCCCTAAATTTTAAATAGTGATTCAAGTTAAGTTATCCCATAATTGTAATCACAAAAAATTTTCTTGACTAAAATATATACTTATAGGTGTAACCTCTACGTTTACAAACATCTTACatacaatttaattatattattaataatttatttagtaaaaataaatattaatcacTATATTATTACTATACTCTAAATTAACTACttcaatgaatttttataaattaacaataaatcaaactatttataacttttttatAAATCATACTTACAAGAAAAGGCAAATGATTCCGAAACAATGCTGAAATAGATCatcaaattatattaataaaaatacaccAAAGCTATTGAACCTTATCTTCCTCTCGTTTGATATTCAACAACTTCCATCTTCCCCAACGAATGAATGAAGCATCTCCAAGACAAAGACAGGAATAATCTAAATCATGTGGTTATGGTGGTCATAGAATCCGCCTAAAACCCACTACATGTACATGGATTGACAAGATGTGTTTGGAAATCCCATGGTAACACGAGTTCGATTCCCCTATCCTCCACCCAAATATCTATTGACCAAAAATAAGTAGGTCTCTTGGGGGAACCTATGCTCTATTTCAACATCTGTGATCTTACTTCCTCCGATGTTACAGAGCATCCTGGCAGTCGTGAACTCTCACTTCTCTGTCAGGAGAGAAGCCTAATCTTCTGGTTGTACACACAAGTAGAGGGCTGCGCAATTTCCAGAATTTTCTtgctaaattaaatcaaactacaGTTAGATACAATGATTATACATTAGACTACAAGGATGTCCGTGTAAGAAAATCATTAACAGCCAGACTAGCATCTCCATGGGACACAGCATCCTCAGGTTCTGGAATATAAAGACTAGAAGATGAAGCCTGCATAATCACATTTTCAACTTCCAAGTCAATCAAAATGACCATTGAACTAACATATAAAACCAGAAACTCACCCAGATCCACGCCTTCAAAGTATAATATCAGCTGCACTAGTtaacattattaaattatttagaaaaaGGAGGAATAAGACTGGGTTACAAACACTAATGCTGCAGTGAACACGTTAGtattc
This window harbors:
- the LOC110619540 gene encoding protein MAEA homolog; translated protein: MEMDSLINGNAAVSAPPPTTALINLTGTTPSSKLTQLTESLKLEHQFLRVPFEHYKKTIRANNRAVEKEVSSVFSGVIDAAGTDMSKDDAVEHLTSLVSRLQGLKRKLEEGNRTEHLQAQRCRARLDHLESVDAENISEWGNTRLKRILVDYMLRMSYYDTGMKLADSSNMLDLVDIDVFQEARRVINALQNREVAPALAWCAENKSRLKKSKSKLEFQLRLQEFIELVRAENSMRAITYAQKYLAPWGATHIKELQRVMATLAFKSHTECATYKVLFELKQWDNLVDQFKQEFCRLYGMTLEPLLNIYLQAGLSALKTPYCYEDDCTKEDPLSQESFRKLALPLPYSKQHHSKLVCYITKELMDTENPPQVLPNGYVYSTKALEEMANKNNGKITCPRTGFICNYSEMLKAYIS